Proteins encoded in a region of the Paenibacillus sp. E222 genome:
- a CDS encoding sensor histidine kinase has translation MLLKFPAQSWRSSIFARLVVTYLIFVLPLILLGLYLYNWSYDNASQEISSSTERRLARYLDDLNREIEWLELQQFDIVEDRKLNRLAILWGMMDQVERRDTLNYLSERLATFKNSSAYIKNVHVHIRTIGKSISATHGIDDYDKASYEYFSSGKQGKGTRFTVKEGTMNLSAVRLTGKKGEEPLFAVQVELDTEQFQNALTQLNLYPDSGSFLIEEKTGHIITDRSKRDFILPYYRDHIVERNPGGFQVKVEGTRYYVSQSDMSSLGLSVATYLPEESVKRPLSKFYHWAWLFAVTSFVAISAYLYSSYRLIHIPLLLLVKRFKKMETGVLDIPIVHKRKDEFGFLYTRFNQMLEKLQLLIDRDFKKTMMMQRAELKQLQSQINPHFLYNSFFIINSLARTGDTARIEQFANMLGEYFRFITRNETDHVSLDEEAAHSRVYTEIQKLRFSRRIQADFGELPPDMKRICVPRLIIQPIIENAYEHSLEKKTDQGMLRVRFSMKEHIAEIIVEDNGHELKDQQIHALQQRLLEDGSSDEMTGLMNIHRRLVLTFGEGSGLFLTRSEQMQGLKVTIRIQMEGREDGCIDF, from the coding sequence GTGTTGCTTAAATTCCCTGCCCAATCCTGGCGCAGCAGCATTTTTGCCCGGCTGGTTGTAACCTATCTGATCTTTGTTCTTCCGCTGATTCTGCTGGGCCTGTATCTGTACAACTGGAGCTATGACAACGCTAGTCAGGAAATATCCTCTTCAACAGAAAGACGGCTTGCCCGATATCTGGATGATTTGAATCGGGAAATCGAATGGCTGGAGCTGCAGCAGTTCGATATCGTTGAGGACAGGAAACTGAACAGGCTCGCCATTCTGTGGGGCATGATGGATCAGGTAGAGCGCCGCGATACTTTGAACTATTTGTCCGAGCGGCTGGCTACGTTCAAGAACAGCAGTGCTTACATCAAGAACGTTCATGTGCATATCCGCACGATTGGCAAGAGCATCTCGGCCACCCATGGCATCGATGATTATGACAAAGCTTCCTATGAATACTTCAGCTCCGGCAAGCAGGGAAAAGGCACTCGCTTTACGGTGAAGGAGGGCACCATGAACCTAAGTGCCGTGCGCCTGACTGGCAAAAAGGGAGAGGAACCGCTGTTTGCCGTCCAGGTCGAGCTGGATACAGAGCAATTTCAAAATGCACTAACCCAGCTTAATCTGTACCCGGACAGCGGCTCTTTTCTTATTGAGGAAAAGACGGGTCATATTATCACAGACCGATCGAAGCGTGATTTTATCCTTCCGTACTATCGTGATCACATTGTCGAGCGCAATCCTGGCGGCTTTCAGGTAAAGGTGGAGGGTACACGCTATTATGTGAGCCAGAGCGATATGAGTTCATTGGGCTTGTCGGTAGCAACGTACTTGCCGGAGGAAAGTGTGAAGAGGCCCTTAAGCAAGTTCTATCATTGGGCCTGGCTGTTTGCAGTGACATCTTTCGTCGCGATATCGGCTTATCTCTATTCCAGCTACAGGCTCATTCATATTCCACTGCTGCTGCTCGTCAAAAGATTTAAAAAAATGGAGACCGGTGTGCTGGATATCCCCATCGTGCACAAGCGCAAGGATGAGTTTGGCTTCCTGTACACCCGGTTCAATCAGATGCTTGAGAAGCTTCAGCTGCTGATTGATCGGGATTTCAAAAAGACAATGATGATGCAGCGCGCCGAATTGAAGCAGCTTCAGTCGCAGATTAATCCTCACTTTTTGTACAACAGCTTTTTCATTATCAATTCGCTCGCAAGAACGGGGGATACAGCGCGCATTGAGCAATTTGCCAACATGCTTGGCGAGTATTTCAGGTTCATTACGCGAAACGAAACAGATCATGTAAGTCTTGATGAGGAAGCTGCCCATTCGCGCGTGTATACGGAAATTCAGAAGCTGCGTTTTTCCAGACGAATACAGGCCGACTTTGGGGAGCTGCCACCGGATATGAAGCGCATTTGTGTTCCAAGGTTAATCATACAACCTATCATTGAGAATGCGTATGAGCACAGTCTTGAGAAAAAGACGGATCAGGGCATGCTTCGAGTCCGGTTCAGCATGAAGGAGCATATCGCAGAAATCATTGTGGAGGACAATGGGCACGAGTTGAAGGATCAACAGATTCATGCGCTTCAGCAGCGCTTGCTTGAAGACGGCAGTTCGGATGAAATGACCGGACTCATGAATATTCATCGGCGCCTGGTGCTGACATTCGGTGAAGGAAGCGGCCTGTTTTTGACCAGAAGCGAGCAGATGCAGGGGTTGAAGGTCACGATCCGAATTCAAATGGAAGGAAGGGAAGACGGATGTATCGACTTTTGA
- a CDS encoding TetR/AcrR family transcriptional regulator yields the protein MPKKTFFHLSKEKQDTLIQCAKREFSRVPLHEASIANIIKDAGISRGSFYQYFEEKEDLYYYLLNQSSQKNNDRFIAALKENNGDVFEAFIDSFQFMIQNHTNQEHKNFFRNAFLNMNYKTEKTFTNNIYEENRENQLLPIIELMNTETLNIQGERELQHILKIIIAVTFDNLIQVFVKDLTYEEALKNYGEQMELLKRGFKKI from the coding sequence TTGCCCAAAAAAACATTTTTTCACTTATCGAAAGAAAAACAGGACACGTTAATTCAATGTGCCAAAAGGGAATTTTCACGAGTTCCATTACACGAAGCGTCCATCGCCAATATTATCAAAGACGCGGGAATCTCCAGAGGAAGTTTTTATCAGTATTTCGAGGAAAAAGAGGATCTGTATTATTATCTGTTGAACCAGTCCTCGCAGAAAAATAATGACCGATTTATTGCAGCTTTAAAAGAGAACAACGGAGATGTATTCGAAGCTTTTATCGATTCATTTCAATTTATGATTCAGAATCACACTAATCAAGAACACAAAAACTTTTTTAGAAATGCTTTTTTAAACATGAATTATAAAACAGAGAAAACATTTACAAATAATATTTATGAAGAAAACCGGGAAAATCAGCTTTTACCTATCATTGAGTTAATGAACACGGAAACTTTAAATATACAAGGTGAACGAGAATTGCAGCATATTTTAAAAATCATTATAGCTGTAACCTTTGATAACCTGATTCAAGTGTTCGTAAAGGATTTGACCTATGAAGAAGCTTTAAAAAATTATGGTGAGCAGATGGAACTGCTAAAAAGAGGATTTAAAAAAATTTAA
- a CDS encoding AraC family transcriptional regulator: MTTIFYVGYDAAHPNDFIYDIPEGHDFWLLILTQTPAEFWVHGEIKAYPANCAVLYPPHQKVMYRACSDQYVNDWVRFRSEESYILETTLPLGIPIPLPDPGYCHQLFQLLATENFLHCDYRELSIDYLFRIMFNKLVEASQSAGNTPHYQNLLNLRKAINHHPGHEWTVSAMADYVHLSSGYLQSLYKAVFGISCMDDVIQSRIRLAKERLIHGRSRISDISELCGYRNVEHFSRQFRQITGCTPRAYRKSASRL, from the coding sequence ATGACTACCATTTTCTATGTCGGCTATGACGCCGCTCACCCGAATGATTTCATCTATGACATACCGGAAGGGCATGATTTCTGGCTGCTTATTCTCACACAGACCCCTGCGGAGTTCTGGGTCCATGGAGAGATCAAAGCCTACCCTGCCAATTGTGCCGTGCTGTATCCACCCCATCAAAAAGTGATGTATCGTGCCTGCTCGGATCAATACGTCAATGATTGGGTGCGATTCCGTTCTGAGGAATCATATATACTGGAAACAACGCTTCCTCTAGGCATTCCGATCCCGCTTCCTGACCCCGGCTATTGTCATCAGCTATTCCAATTGCTGGCTACGGAAAACTTTCTTCATTGCGATTACCGTGAGCTGTCCATTGACTATTTGTTTCGCATCATGTTCAACAAGCTGGTCGAAGCCTCGCAATCGGCAGGAAATACACCGCATTATCAAAATCTGCTGAATTTGCGCAAAGCCATCAATCACCATCCAGGCCACGAATGGACGGTTTCGGCAATGGCCGATTATGTTCATCTAAGTTCAGGCTACCTTCAGTCGTTATACAAAGCTGTATTCGGCATCTCCTGCATGGACGATGTCATTCAGTCCAGAATACGCCTCGCCAAAGAAAGGCTCATCCACGGCCGATCCAGAATTTCAGACATCAGCGAGCTTTGCGGATATCGAAATGTGGAGCATTTCTCCAGACAATTCAGACAAATTACAGGCTGCACACCGCGTGCATATCGCAAATCCGCTTCCCGATTATAG
- a CDS encoding DHA2 family efflux MFS transporter permease subunit: MDSALQEKKPPYLMIAILFIGAFVSFLNNSLLNVALPSIMVDLNIKDYSTIQWLSTGYMLVSGILIPASAFLLTRFSNRSLFITSMTIFTLGTAIAAVAPNFGLLLTGRMVQAAGSSVMGPLLMNIMLVSFPREKRGTAMGIFGLVMITAPAIGPTLSGFIVEYYDWRLLFEMILPLAVISLLLGIWKSKNVMQQNKNATLDYFSIILSSIGFGGLLYGFSSASSDGWTDQVVLITLIVGAISLIAFVVRQLKMETPLLDLRVYKYPMFALGSVIAIVNAVAMFSGMILTPAYVQNVRGITPLDSGLMMLPGAIIMGIMSPITGRLFDKYGPRVLGVIGLTITAISTYMLANLQIDSTHTYIILVYTLRMFGMAMVMMPIMTNGLNQLPTRLNPHGTAVNNTAQQVSGSIGTAILITIMNSVTKTKAEDLMTGVDPTTLTAANKALLTQEALLAGIQYSFYIALGINIVALILVFFIKRAEVKDEPVEALKNHQGKPKTKPAVN; the protein is encoded by the coding sequence ATGGATTCAGCTTTACAGGAAAAAAAACCACCCTATTTAATGATTGCCATTCTTTTTATTGGTGCATTTGTTTCATTTCTAAATAACTCGCTCTTAAATGTAGCGCTGCCATCCATTATGGTGGATTTGAACATTAAAGACTATTCCACGATTCAGTGGCTATCTACTGGCTATATGCTGGTCAGTGGTATATTAATTCCGGCGTCAGCATTTTTATTAACACGTTTCTCCAATAGAAGTTTGTTCATTACTTCCATGACCATTTTCACTTTAGGTACGGCCATAGCAGCCGTTGCACCAAACTTTGGTTTATTACTTACAGGAAGAATGGTTCAAGCAGCAGGCTCTTCAGTAATGGGACCCCTGTTAATGAATATTATGCTGGTAAGTTTCCCACGAGAAAAACGCGGAACAGCAATGGGTATTTTCGGATTAGTTATGATTACCGCCCCAGCAATCGGGCCCACATTATCAGGTTTCATTGTAGAATATTATGACTGGCGTTTACTTTTCGAAATGATTTTACCGTTAGCCGTCATTAGCTTATTATTAGGGATTTGGAAATCCAAAAATGTAATGCAGCAAAACAAAAATGCAACACTGGACTATTTCTCGATCATATTATCTTCCATCGGTTTTGGTGGTTTGTTATATGGTTTCAGCTCTGCAAGTTCAGATGGCTGGACTGATCAAGTCGTCTTAATCACTTTAATCGTTGGAGCTATTTCCCTGATCGCCTTCGTTGTGCGTCAATTGAAAATGGAAACACCCTTGTTGGATTTACGGGTTTACAAGTATCCGATGTTTGCCCTTGGCTCTGTTATTGCGATTGTAAACGCAGTAGCGATGTTCTCCGGAATGATTTTAACACCGGCATACGTACAAAACGTAAGAGGTATCACACCACTTGATTCAGGTTTAATGATGCTGCCAGGTGCAATCATCATGGGGATTATGTCACCTATTACAGGTAGACTATTTGATAAATATGGTCCACGGGTTCTCGGCGTAATTGGACTTACGATTACAGCGATATCAACGTACATGCTGGCAAACCTGCAAATTGACTCTACGCACACTTATATTATCCTTGTGTACACTCTGCGTATGTTTGGTATGGCCATGGTGATGATGCCTATTATGACTAACGGCCTGAATCAATTGCCAACACGCTTAAATCCACATGGTACAGCTGTCAACAATACTGCTCAGCAAGTGTCCGGTTCGATTGGTACGGCTATTCTGATTACGATCATGAATTCGGTGACCAAAACAAAAGCGGAAGATTTAATGACGGGTGTTGACCCAACAACCTTGACAGCAGCCAATAAAGCTTTGTTAACCCAGGAAGCGTTGCTCGCCGGAATTCAATATTCCTTCTATATCGCACTTGGCATTAATATTGTCGCCTTAATATTAGTTTTCTTCATTAAACGTGCGGAAGTCAAAGATGAACCTGTCGAGGCTCTAAAAAATCATCAGGGTAAACCTAAAACAAAACCCGCAGTAAATTAA
- a CDS encoding glycoside hydrolase 43 family protein, whose protein sequence is MHANPIIWADYPDLDVIRVEDTYYMVSTTMHMMPGCVILRSYDLTHWEVATHVYDRLDDTPAQRLEQGRQIYSKGMWAASLRYHKHKFYVIFVANDTHKTYLYTSDTISGPWTKQYVEGFYHDCSLFFDEDDRIYLVHGNAEIHLTELSSDLSGPKPGGAQRMIVKDKEPYFLGYEGAHFYKINGKYYVFLIHISKASGRRTQACYMADSLEDAFVGGEVFNDDMGYFNSGVAQGGIVDTPDGDWYAMLFQDHGAVGRVPVLVPLHFENDIPVFAREAPKEIAVPSTRPDHVYKPLVDSDDFHYEVNEEGKVQLKDVWQWNHTPNDALWSVTDQPGVYRIQTAHISPNLTFAVNTLTQRAMGPACEAMVTLDGSRLKEGDYAGLCFLIGTYGLIALTKNEGRFYLVMLARESEDSSIFGNLIDAEPATEHARIPVSGSVVTLKAFGNFVDNQDECTFSYLEGAEWRQLGISHKMIYKLDHFMGCRIGLFLYSTRVTGGIADFSNFKYDVIVSEDENKPV, encoded by the coding sequence ATGCATGCAAATCCAATTATTTGGGCCGATTATCCGGATCTCGATGTGATTCGGGTTGAAGACACATATTATATGGTCAGCACAACGATGCATATGATGCCAGGCTGCGTCATCCTGCGTTCCTATGACCTAACCCATTGGGAAGTGGCTACGCATGTGTACGACAGACTTGACGATACACCCGCGCAGCGGCTGGAGCAAGGCAGGCAGATTTACAGCAAAGGCATGTGGGCAGCATCGCTTCGATATCACAAGCATAAGTTCTATGTCATTTTTGTGGCAAACGATACCCATAAGACATATCTGTACACGTCCGATACGATCTCGGGTCCCTGGACCAAGCAGTATGTGGAAGGCTTTTATCATGATTGCTCCCTGTTTTTCGACGAAGATGACCGAATTTACCTGGTGCACGGCAATGCCGAGATTCATTTGACCGAGTTAAGCTCTGATCTGTCCGGACCCAAGCCCGGTGGAGCACAGCGCATGATCGTAAAAGACAAAGAGCCTTATTTCCTTGGTTACGAAGGGGCTCATTTCTACAAAATCAACGGCAAGTATTATGTATTTCTGATCCACATATCCAAGGCTTCCGGCCGGAGAACACAGGCATGTTATATGGCGGATTCCCTGGAAGACGCATTTGTTGGCGGGGAAGTGTTTAACGATGATATGGGCTACTTTAATTCAGGTGTTGCCCAGGGGGGAATCGTCGATACGCCGGATGGCGACTGGTATGCCATGCTGTTTCAGGATCACGGGGCGGTTGGGCGCGTCCCTGTGCTGGTCCCCCTGCACTTTGAGAACGATATCCCGGTGTTCGCCAGGGAAGCGCCAAAAGAGATCGCAGTGCCAAGCACGAGACCGGATCACGTCTACAAACCTTTGGTTGACAGCGATGATTTTCACTACGAAGTGAATGAAGAGGGGAAAGTACAGCTCAAGGATGTTTGGCAATGGAACCATACCCCGAATGATGCGCTCTGGTCCGTGACGGACCAGCCTGGCGTGTATCGGATTCAAACCGCGCACATCAGCCCCAATCTGACCTTTGCGGTTAATACGCTGACGCAGCGTGCGATGGGCCCCGCCTGTGAAGCAATGGTTACACTGGATGGCAGCCGGCTGAAGGAGGGTGATTATGCAGGTTTGTGTTTTCTGATCGGTACATACGGTTTAATTGCGCTGACGAAGAACGAAGGGCGATTTTACCTGGTCATGCTGGCAAGAGAAAGTGAGGATTCATCGATATTTGGCAATCTGATTGATGCGGAACCTGCCACCGAGCATGCACGGATACCTGTTTCAGGATCAGTGGTTACGCTCAAGGCTTTTGGCAACTTCGTGGACAATCAGGACGAGTGTACGTTCTCCTATCTGGAGGGGGCAGAGTGGAGGCAGCTTGGCATTTCACACAAGATGATTTATAAGCTGGATCATTTTATGGGCTGCCGAATCGGATTGTTTTTATATTCGACGAGAGTGACCGGGGGTATCGCTGATTTTTCGAATTTTAAATATGATGTGATCGTGTCGGAGGACGAGAACAAACCTGTATAG
- a CDS encoding AraC family transcriptional regulator codes for MNGSTEYFYDPIQSELLYLHRVTTYPLETIYHRHDAYEIYLFIRGNVNFYVENRCYHLEPGDLLIMSPEEMHRAFILDETEYERITINLKKTYLCQLSTLSTNLSACFDNRPKGQENIVHLDEYHMKQILHLTSELEELLDSDVYGADVKTNAVIAQLLVLINHSFHNKTSIPVDIMPEMVRKTMEYIEAHISQEITLRKLAEAFYLNSTYISRQFKKHTGLTIRSYILNRRIELARYYLSGGMSITEACFQSGFRDYANFIRTFTKITGVSPGKYSRQVQHIPDPFITSVP; via the coding sequence ATGAACGGATCCACTGAATATTTTTACGATCCCATCCAGTCCGAGCTTTTATATCTGCATCGCGTAACTACGTATCCATTGGAAACAATCTATCATCGCCATGATGCATACGAGATCTACCTGTTTATTCGCGGCAATGTCAACTTTTATGTGGAGAACCGATGTTATCATCTGGAGCCGGGGGATTTGCTTATCATGTCTCCTGAGGAAATGCACCGTGCCTTTATTTTGGATGAAACCGAATATGAACGAATTACGATAAATCTAAAAAAAACGTATCTGTGTCAGTTGTCGACATTATCAACCAACCTATCCGCATGTTTTGATAATCGTCCAAAGGGACAAGAAAACATCGTTCACCTAGATGAATATCACATGAAGCAGATTTTGCATTTAACTAGCGAGCTGGAGGAATTGCTTGACTCAGATGTATATGGAGCAGATGTTAAGACCAACGCAGTTATTGCACAGTTGTTGGTGTTGATTAACCATTCGTTCCACAATAAAACCTCTATACCCGTCGATATCATGCCAGAGATGGTACGCAAAACAATGGAATATATTGAAGCGCACATCTCCCAGGAAATAACGCTTCGCAAGCTTGCCGAGGCTTTTTATCTGAACAGCACGTATATCAGCCGCCAGTTTAAAAAGCATACCGGACTAACGATCCGCTCTTACATATTGAACCGTCGTATTGAACTGGCCAGATATTACCTGTCCGGGGGGATGAGTATAACGGAGGCCTGCTTCCAATCGGGGTTTCGCGATTATGCCAATTTTATTCGAACCTTTACCAAAATTACCGGAGTCTCTCCGGGCAAATATAGCAGGCAAGTGCAACATATTCCTGATCCTTTTATTACTTCAGTTCCATAA
- a CDS encoding YjcZ family sporulation protein: MGYGCGENVGGVGVGGCGYPGWTSTGAILVLFILLVIITKACLF, from the coding sequence ATGGGCTATGGATGCGGAGAAAATGTTGGTGGAGTTGGAGTAGGTGGATGCGGATACCCTGGATGGACTTCTACCGGAGCAATTTTGGTTCTGTTTATTCTTCTGGTCATTATCACTAAAGCCTGTTTGTTCTAG
- a CDS encoding extracellular solute-binding protein, with product MIFYRRIGVHDVRIAALTKTKWVVILLLSACIPTDHTSGYSVQRLAVVDEQPSGNHSIFEKYSSPVEVSFVREAGDDLERMISQLPGETLLDNRWTRLYEQDLGIKLRYDWIAKGDVYGQKLGVSLASGRIPDVVKVNPYQLRQLSNAGLIQDLSEVYTTYASPFAKSILEAEGSGPFDAATIDGKLMAIPETASSIETAQYLWVRTDWLERLGLQPPETMEDVLDISKAFTIEDPDGNGEPDTYGLALTNHLWDPVMGVAGLMAGYGAYPNIWIKDADGKLVYGGIQPEVREALQVLQTMYLEGQLDPEFSYKKGTQAVRLIKDGKIGMLYGEQWTPFMIQSSREDDAEADWQAYPIVAESGRQIKVPLRTNAWQYFAVRKGYAHPEVVMKLMNLHLQTNWGEQAQYETYYNDDSKAVWMLSPVTPFPGTKNLDAYRQIREGQRSGNLAVLQDEASAIQKRIEAYVTQDVESGWGWNQTYGPTGAFSIADGYERNGQLLYDQFTGGITETMIDRQMILNDLQLEAYMNIILGRPIEEFDQFVKNWLKLGGEQITTEVNTWLKTKTALER from the coding sequence ATGATATTTTACAGACGAATCGGGGTGCATGATGTGCGTATTGCTGCTTTAACCAAAACAAAGTGGGTCGTCATTCTTTTGCTCAGTGCATGTATACCAACAGACCATACGAGCGGATATTCGGTACAACGCCTGGCAGTCGTGGATGAGCAGCCATCCGGGAATCATTCCATTTTCGAAAAATACAGTTCTCCTGTAGAAGTATCTTTTGTCAGGGAGGCCGGGGATGATCTGGAGCGGATGATCAGCCAGCTGCCGGGAGAGACACTGCTGGACAATCGCTGGACCCGGTTATATGAGCAAGATCTGGGGATTAAACTTCGCTATGACTGGATTGCCAAAGGAGACGTGTACGGTCAGAAGCTGGGTGTTTCCCTTGCTTCCGGACGCATTCCGGACGTTGTTAAGGTGAATCCGTACCAATTAAGGCAGCTGAGCAATGCGGGGCTGATCCAGGATCTGTCCGAGGTGTACACAACGTATGCATCGCCGTTTGCGAAGAGCATATTGGAGGCAGAAGGAAGCGGACCGTTTGATGCCGCTACCATTGATGGCAAGCTGATGGCGATACCGGAAACGGCCTCCTCCATCGAGACAGCCCAGTACTTGTGGGTCAGAACCGATTGGCTTGAACGTCTGGGACTTCAACCACCCGAGACGATGGAGGACGTGCTTGATATTTCGAAAGCGTTTACAATAGAGGACCCTGACGGCAACGGTGAACCTGACACCTACGGCCTTGCGCTAACCAATCATCTGTGGGACCCGGTGATGGGGGTTGCCGGTCTGATGGCCGGATATGGGGCATACCCGAATATATGGATCAAAGATGCAGATGGCAAGCTCGTTTATGGCGGCATCCAGCCTGAAGTCCGGGAAGCGCTTCAGGTTCTGCAAACGATGTACCTGGAGGGACAGCTTGATCCCGAATTTAGCTATAAAAAGGGTACGCAAGCCGTTCGTCTGATCAAAGATGGGAAAATCGGCATGCTGTACGGAGAACAGTGGACACCCTTCATGATCCAGTCGAGCCGAGAGGACGATGCAGAAGCGGATTGGCAAGCATACCCCATAGTAGCCGAATCTGGCAGGCAAATTAAAGTACCACTTCGCACCAATGCTTGGCAATATTTCGCCGTCAGGAAGGGTTACGCTCATCCTGAAGTGGTGATGAAGCTCATGAATCTTCATTTGCAGACGAACTGGGGCGAGCAGGCGCAGTACGAAACGTACTACAATGACGATTCCAAGGCGGTGTGGATGCTTTCGCCGGTGACTCCCTTTCCGGGCACCAAAAATCTCGACGCTTATCGGCAAATTCGGGAGGGTCAGCGATCCGGCAATCTTGCTGTTCTTCAGGATGAAGCATCCGCTATTCAAAAAAGAATCGAAGCCTATGTGACTCAAGATGTCGAAAGCGGCTGGGGCTGGAATCAAACCTACGGTCCAACAGGCGCTTTCAGCATAGCCGATGGCTACGAGCGTAACGGACAGCTTTTATACGACCAATTCACGGGGGGAATTACCGAAACGATGATCGATCGGCAGATGATTCTTAATGATCTTCAGCTTGAAGCATACATGAACATTATTCTGGGAAGACCGATTGAAGAGTTCGACCAGTTTGTGAAGAATTGGCTCAAATTAGGCGGAGAACAGATCACAACGGAGGTTAATACGTGGCTCAAAACCAAAACAGCACTGGAACGCTGA
- a CDS encoding glycoside hydrolase family 43 protein, translated as MNYNSASNASEQTEQSHPSPAAVKFSKAIGKLPPNNNPLVAHKFGADPYALVFEGRVYLYMTSDKLEYDSEGNPQKNSFHSINRITVISSDDLVNWTDHGEIHVAGPQGAATWAIQSWAPAAAHQIIDGQDRFFLYFSNNASGIGVLSAPSPVGPWLDPIGKALITRDTPGVEDVTWLFDPAVLVDDDHRAYIYFGGGIPEGRAERPDTARVMPLGEDMTSVVGRARVIPAPYMFEDAGIHKFNNIYYFTYCSNFDEGIRPEGSPPPGEIAYMTSSQPMGPWTYRGTILRNPGHFFGVGGNNHHAIFQFLEHWYIAYHAQTLSQAMEVPDGYRSTHLNRISFSEVDDRINEVAADYEGVEQIKLFNPYQRVAAATMGWSAGVKTERLCTRDTADAAVSDVVVTVMERGSWIALSKVDFGNEGAACFTASIFNEGEGAVLELHLDRPDGLLIGQLVIPASGGSPGSDISARWKEHSTGITDAQGVHDIYMVVGGASGKQGISIREWSFE; from the coding sequence ATGAACTACAATTCTGCTTCAAATGCGAGTGAACAAACGGAACAGAGTCATCCATCTCCAGCTGCTGTGAAGTTCAGTAAGGCCATAGGGAAACTTCCACCCAATAACAATCCTTTGGTTGCCCATAAATTTGGAGCCGATCCGTATGCTCTGGTGTTCGAGGGTCGTGTCTATCTGTACATGACGAGTGATAAGCTGGAATATGATTCGGAGGGCAATCCGCAGAAAAACAGTTTTCACTCGATCAATCGCATAACAGTCATCTCTTCAGACGACTTGGTTAACTGGACCGATCATGGGGAGATTCATGTGGCAGGGCCTCAAGGCGCAGCCACATGGGCCATTCAATCCTGGGCACCAGCCGCTGCACATCAGATCATCGACGGGCAGGATCGATTTTTTCTTTATTTTTCTAACAATGCCAGCGGCATCGGTGTATTGTCCGCCCCGAGTCCGGTCGGGCCTTGGTTAGATCCTATTGGAAAAGCGCTCATTACCAGAGATACTCCGGGTGTTGAAGATGTAACGTGGCTGTTCGATCCGGCCGTGCTGGTAGACGATGATCACAGAGCTTATATCTATTTTGGAGGAGGTATACCGGAAGGGAGAGCGGAGAGGCCGGATACCGCAAGAGTTATGCCGTTGGGTGAAGATATGACCAGTGTGGTTGGACGCGCGAGGGTTATCCCCGCTCCGTACATGTTTGAGGATGCGGGGATTCACAAATTCAACAATATTTATTACTTTACCTACTGTTCTAACTTTGACGAGGGTATTCGTCCGGAGGGCAGTCCGCCACCCGGTGAAATTGCTTACATGACGAGCAGCCAGCCCATGGGTCCATGGACCTACAGAGGAACAATCCTGCGCAATCCGGGACACTTTTTTGGCGTTGGCGGCAACAACCATCATGCCATTTTTCAATTTTTGGAGCACTGGTACATTGCTTATCATGCCCAGACGTTATCGCAGGCGATGGAAGTTCCTGATGGTTATCGTTCCACACATCTGAACCGGATTAGCTTCAGCGAAGTTGATGACCGCATTAACGAGGTGGCCGCAGATTATGAAGGTGTTGAACAGATCAAGCTGTTCAATCCTTATCAGCGGGTAGCTGCTGCCACAATGGGATGGAGTGCAGGGGTGAAGACGGAGCGATTATGTACACGGGACACTGCGGATGCTGCCGTTTCTGACGTTGTCGTTACCGTGATGGAAAGAGGCAGCTGGATTGCGTTATCGAAGGTTGATTTTGGCAATGAAGGGGCAGCATGTTTTACAGCTTCAATCTTCAATGAAGGCGAGGGGGCGGTGCTGGAGCTTCATCTGGATCGCCCCGACGGACTGCTGATTGGCCAGCTTGTGATTCCGGCATCGGGTGGATCACCTGGATCGGACATATCAGCTCGATGGAAAGAGCATTCTACTGGAATTACAGATGCACAGGGAGTTCATGACATTTATATGGTGGTTGGGGGAGCATCCGGCAAGCAAGGCATCAGTATCAGGGAATGGAGTTTTGAATAA